The Nocardioides salarius genome includes a region encoding these proteins:
- the rsmH gene encoding 16S rRNA (cytosine(1402)-N(4))-methyltransferase RsmH, with the protein MAGPSHVPVLLDRVVALLAPALDQPGAVLVDCTLGLGGHSEAVLERLEHARVVGIDRDPAALELAGQRLAAYGDRFRGVHAVYDEIPEVLDELGLDHVDAVLFDLGVSSMQLDVRERGFAYAEDAPLDMRMGSTGPTAADVLNTYSAAELTRVLRDYGEEKFARKIAGAVVRRRESEPFTTSAALVELLYAEIPAPARRTGGHPAKRTFQALRMEVNDELAVLRRALPASIEAIGVGGRVVVESYHSLEDRLVKQAFTAATRSEVPVDLPFVPEGSEPALRLVTRGSEKADAAEIEANPRAASVRLRAVERVRPTTTTTTGRGAAR; encoded by the coding sequence GTGGCCGGCCCCTCGCACGTCCCGGTGCTCCTCGACCGGGTCGTGGCACTGCTCGCTCCCGCGCTCGACCAGCCCGGCGCGGTCCTCGTCGACTGCACCCTGGGTCTCGGCGGCCACTCCGAGGCGGTCCTCGAGCGCCTCGAGCACGCCCGCGTCGTCGGCATCGACCGCGACCCCGCCGCCCTCGAGCTGGCCGGGCAGCGGCTGGCGGCGTACGGCGACCGGTTCCGCGGGGTGCACGCGGTCTACGACGAGATCCCCGAGGTCCTCGACGAGCTGGGCCTCGACCACGTCGACGCGGTCCTCTTCGACCTGGGCGTCTCCTCGATGCAGCTCGACGTGCGCGAGCGCGGCTTCGCCTACGCCGAGGACGCGCCCCTCGACATGCGGATGGGCAGCACCGGCCCCACCGCGGCCGACGTGCTCAACACCTACTCCGCGGCCGAGCTGACGCGGGTGCTGCGCGACTACGGCGAGGAGAAGTTCGCCCGCAAGATCGCCGGGGCCGTGGTCCGCCGCCGCGAGAGCGAGCCGTTCACCACCTCGGCGGCGCTGGTCGAGCTGCTGTACGCCGAGATCCCTGCGCCCGCGCGCCGCACCGGAGGGCACCCGGCCAAGCGGACCTTCCAGGCGCTGCGCATGGAGGTCAACGACGAGCTCGCGGTGCTGCGCCGGGCGCTGCCGGCCTCTATCGAGGCCATCGGCGTCGGCGGCCGGGTGGTGGTGGAGTCCTACCACTCGCTGGAGGACCGCCTGGTCAAGCAGGCGTTCACCGCCGCGACCCGCTCCGAGGTCCCGGTCGACCTGCCCTTCGTGCCCGAGGGGAGCGAGCCGGCCCTGCGGCTGGTCACCCGCGGCTCCGAGAAGGCCGACGCCGCCGAGATCGAGGCCAACCCGCGCGCCGCCTCGGTGCGCCTGCGCGCGGTCGAACGCGTGCGACCCACCACGACCACCACCACCGGAAGGGGAGCCGCCCGATGA
- the mraZ gene encoding division/cell wall cluster transcriptional repressor MraZ, with product MFFMGTYTPKVDDKGRLFLPAKFRDALSEGLVITQGQENCLTVWPEATFMAEARRAQETPMTNKDARDYRRVLFAGAEQGTPDKQGRIGISPILRASAGIERDVVVAGVGDRVEIWNPQRWTEYSTGAQAKFAELDEAPPL from the coding sequence GTGTTCTTCATGGGCACCTACACCCCCAAGGTCGACGACAAGGGACGTCTCTTCCTCCCGGCCAAGTTCAGGGACGCACTGTCGGAGGGGCTCGTGATCACGCAAGGACAGGAGAACTGCCTGACCGTGTGGCCCGAGGCGACCTTCATGGCCGAGGCCCGGCGGGCCCAGGAGACCCCGATGACCAACAAGGACGCCCGCGACTACCGCCGCGTGCTGTTCGCGGGGGCCGAGCAGGGCACGCCCGACAAGCAGGGCCGCATCGGCATCTCGCCGATCCTGCGGGCCAGCGCCGGCATCGAGCGCGACGTGGTCGTGGCCGGCGTCGGTGACCGGGTCGAGATCTGGAACCCCCAGCGCTGGACCGAGTACTCCACCGGAGCCCAGGCCAAGTTCGCCGAGCTCGACGAGGCACCCCCGCTCTGA
- a CDS encoding AAA family ATPase, protein MERVRTNVERVIEGKPEVVSSALVVLLAEGHLLIEDVPGVGKTMLSKALARSIDSTVRRIQFTPDLLPSDVTGVSVFNQDTRQFEFRPGGVFANIVVGDEINRASPKTQSALLECMEERQVTVDNATYQLETPFMVIATQNPVEMEGTYTLPEAQRDRFMVRTSMGYPVEAAELAMITGHTGGNPLDDLEHVTDAAEIRKLTAIVGQVFVAEAVQRYTVALTSATRRTDELVLGASPRATLHLVRAAKAYAALQGRDYVLPDDVRTLAPRVLTHRLLPSVEASMNGRSTDEILERLVAAVPVPDGTRR, encoded by the coding sequence ATGGAGCGGGTGCGCACCAACGTCGAGCGCGTGATCGAGGGCAAGCCCGAGGTCGTCAGCTCGGCGCTCGTCGTGCTGCTCGCCGAGGGGCACCTGCTGATCGAGGACGTGCCCGGGGTGGGCAAGACGATGCTGAGCAAGGCCCTGGCCCGCTCGATCGACTCCACGGTGCGCCGCATCCAGTTCACGCCCGACCTGCTGCCCTCCGACGTGACCGGCGTGTCGGTCTTCAACCAGGACACCCGCCAGTTCGAGTTCCGTCCCGGCGGCGTCTTCGCCAACATCGTGGTCGGCGACGAGATCAACCGCGCCTCGCCCAAGACCCAGTCGGCGCTGCTCGAGTGCATGGAGGAGCGCCAGGTCACCGTCGACAACGCGACCTACCAGCTCGAGACGCCGTTCATGGTCATCGCCACCCAGAACCCGGTGGAGATGGAGGGCACCTACACGCTGCCCGAGGCCCAGCGCGACCGGTTCATGGTGCGCACCTCGATGGGCTACCCCGTCGAGGCCGCCGAGCTGGCGATGATCACCGGCCACACCGGGGGCAACCCCCTCGACGACCTCGAGCACGTCACCGACGCCGCCGAGATCCGCAAGCTCACCGCGATCGTCGGCCAGGTCTTCGTCGCCGAGGCCGTGCAGCGCTACACCGTCGCGCTGACCTCGGCCACGCGGCGTACCGACGAGCTGGTGCTGGGCGCCTCGCCCCGCGCCACGCTGCACCTGGTGCGGGCGGCCAAGGCGTACGCCGCGCTGCAGGGCCGCGACTACGTGCTGCCCGACGACGTGCGCACCCTGGCTCCCCGGGTGCTGACCCACCGGCTGCTGCCCAGCGTGGAGGCCTCGATGAACGGTCGCAGCACCGACGAGATCCTCGAGCGGCTCGTCGCCGCCGTGCCGGTGCCCGACGGCACCCGTCGCTGA
- a CDS encoding DUF58 domain-containing protein has translation MREALAGLTVRGRAFVAAGVTAVVCAVLLGQPALTRVGVLVLALPLVTALVLGRSRYRLALVRTVSPSLVTAGQQARVTLSLSNEGRTPSGVLLLEDHVPYVLGTRPRFVLEGIGHGWHRQVGYQVRSDVRGRFEVGPMSVRVSDPFGLVELGRAFHTTSALTVTPRTVVLAPIPLGGSESGSGDNRPRAFATGSAEDVTVREYRRGDDLRRVHWPSSARVGELMVRREEQPWHSRATVFLDNRAAAHRGEGIASSLETAVSAAASVAVHLTRRGFAVRLVTAAGEDRASGWHERRADLSTAPLLEALAVLHPVEAPRLDTAWLGEAGHGGLVVAVLGAVQQHDAPVLRRMQSQHGSALALALDVDAWVGTGAGSAPATGLLAQQGWRVAGVGPRDRVEARWQELGAGARSAGRASTRRTTEVGS, from the coding sequence GTGAGGGAGGCGCTGGCCGGGCTGACGGTGCGCGGGCGGGCGTTCGTCGCCGCCGGCGTCACCGCGGTGGTGTGCGCGGTCCTGCTCGGCCAGCCGGCCCTGACCCGGGTCGGCGTGCTCGTGCTCGCGCTGCCCCTGGTCACCGCACTGGTGCTGGGCCGCAGCCGCTACCGGCTCGCGCTGGTGCGCACCGTCTCCCCCTCCCTGGTCACCGCCGGCCAGCAGGCCCGGGTGACGCTCTCGCTGAGCAACGAGGGCCGCACCCCCAGCGGGGTGCTGCTCCTCGAGGACCACGTGCCCTACGTGCTCGGCACCCGCCCCCGCTTCGTGCTCGAGGGCATCGGCCACGGCTGGCACCGCCAGGTCGGCTACCAGGTGCGCTCCGACGTGCGCGGGCGCTTCGAGGTCGGGCCCATGTCGGTGCGGGTCAGCGACCCCTTCGGCCTCGTCGAGCTCGGCCGCGCCTTCCACACCACCTCGGCGCTGACCGTCACCCCCCGCACCGTGGTGCTGGCGCCGATCCCGCTCGGCGGCTCCGAGAGCGGGTCGGGCGACAACCGTCCGCGTGCCTTCGCCACCGGCAGCGCCGAGGACGTCACGGTGCGCGAGTACCGCCGCGGCGACGACCTGCGCCGCGTGCACTGGCCCAGCTCGGCCAGGGTGGGCGAGCTGATGGTGCGCCGCGAGGAGCAGCCGTGGCACTCGCGGGCCACGGTGTTCCTCGACAACCGGGCCGCGGCCCACCGCGGCGAGGGCATCGCCTCCTCCCTCGAGACCGCCGTCAGCGCCGCGGCCTCCGTCGCGGTGCACCTGACCCGCCGCGGCTTCGCGGTGCGCCTGGTCACCGCCGCCGGCGAGGACCGCGCCAGCGGCTGGCACGAGCGCCGCGCCGACCTGAGCACCGCCCCCCTGCTGGAGGCGCTGGCGGTCCTGCATCCCGTCGAGGCGCCCCGCCTCGACACCGCCTGGCTCGGCGAGGCAGGTCACGGCGGCCTGGTCGTCGCGGTCCTGGGCGCGGTGCAGCAGCACGACGCACCGGTCCTGCGACGCATGCAGTCCCAGCACGGCAGCGCGCTCGCGCTGGCCCTCGACGTCGACGCCTGGGTCGGCACCGGGGCCGGGTCCGCCCCGGCCACCGGGCTGCTGGCCCAGCAGGGCTGGCGGGTCGCCGGCGTGGGCCCCCGCGACCGGGTCGAGGCCCGCTGGCAGGAGCTCGGCGCCGGGGCACGCTCGGCCGGGCGCGCGAGCACGCGGCGTACGACGGAGGTGGGCTCGTGA
- a CDS encoding transglutaminase family protein — protein sequence MSSRNRSSLGAGLAQSSAAALTTWVCILSWRGFTDAPSLFLSPLLGLALLVAGIGAVGRWSRLGAFSVLLLQLLGGAMALSWVVVGSPLPVGSTWDALLVAASEAREGAVVYASPVPTAEAAVEPLLIGGGLLCLVLVDLLACGLRRVPLAGLPLLAVYSVPVSLLATDLTWWVFALSALGFVTMLYLQESEQVARWGRSLGDDGPDPLATGSGLGVHTATVRLNALAVGGVATALAVVVPLAVPTLDVQLFDVGRGPGGDTKISVDNPMTDLVRDLHRPDDTPLLAVRTDQVDPEYLRISVLNRFSQNEWSPGDREIPLENRPDGDMPALTGVNQSVPRRTLDYRVEAYDTFSSRWLPTFAPVSRVEAQGDWRYDESTMDFLAGDPDLDLTGASWSMTSVDLDLSAQELADAPSSVGMVSASYTDLPADMPPLIRQLANQVTASAPTRFQKAVALQDWFRQEFDYSLRNVPPGNGTDELEEFLSLEGDYARTGYCEQFASAMAVMARQLGIPARVAVGFLRPQRIAEGVYEYSSDDLHAWPELFIAGSGWVRFEPTPPARAGAVPAYTREAVDLQQPEPSGPSGRAEDQLPDRNGEPSAAPDELDPEADDEAGVVDPGFPWGTLLGGLLGALALVGLVLAPRAVRRRRREHRLASGPEAIWDELRDTARDLGLPYLDRRSPHETGAGLVGHLGSPLDDRPRPRHGAGQAPEAVASLHRLVGDVERLRYAPPGADESRPDRQDDARRVVVALHEGTTPRARRRATWLPRTLLRPTRRTDVVSGPETESLGYRSGVVDLVR from the coding sequence GTGAGCAGCCGGAACCGCAGCAGCCTCGGGGCCGGTCTCGCCCAGTCGAGCGCCGCCGCGCTGACCACCTGGGTCTGCATCCTGTCGTGGCGCGGCTTCACCGACGCCCCGTCGCTGTTCCTGTCCCCCCTGCTCGGTCTCGCGCTGCTGGTCGCGGGCATCGGGGCGGTGGGGCGCTGGTCGCGCCTGGGTGCGTTCTCGGTGCTGCTGCTGCAGCTGCTGGGCGGGGCCATGGCCCTGAGCTGGGTCGTCGTCGGCTCCCCGCTGCCGGTGGGCTCGACCTGGGACGCGCTGCTCGTCGCGGCCTCGGAGGCACGCGAGGGCGCGGTCGTCTACGCCTCCCCCGTGCCCACCGCCGAGGCCGCCGTCGAGCCGCTGCTCATCGGCGGCGGCCTGCTGTGCCTGGTCCTGGTCGACCTCCTGGCCTGCGGGCTGCGGCGGGTGCCGCTGGCCGGCCTGCCGCTGCTGGCCGTCTACAGCGTGCCGGTCAGCCTGCTCGCCACCGACCTGACCTGGTGGGTCTTCGCGCTGTCCGCGCTCGGCTTCGTCACCATGCTCTACCTCCAGGAGAGCGAGCAGGTCGCCCGCTGGGGACGCAGCCTCGGCGACGACGGCCCCGACCCGCTGGCCACGGGCTCGGGCCTGGGCGTGCACACCGCCACGGTGCGGCTCAACGCGCTCGCGGTCGGCGGGGTGGCGACCGCCCTGGCCGTGGTGGTGCCGCTGGCGGTGCCGACCCTCGACGTGCAGCTCTTCGACGTCGGCCGCGGCCCGGGCGGGGACACCAAGATCAGCGTCGACAACCCGATGACCGACCTGGTGCGCGACCTCCACCGGCCCGACGACACCCCGCTGCTGGCGGTGCGCACCGACCAGGTCGACCCCGAGTACCTGCGGATCTCGGTGCTCAACCGCTTCTCCCAGAACGAGTGGAGCCCCGGCGACCGGGAGATCCCGCTCGAGAACCGCCCCGACGGCGACATGCCCGCCCTGACCGGTGTCAACCAGTCGGTGCCGCGCCGCACCCTGGACTACCGGGTCGAGGCCTACGACACGTTCTCCTCGCGCTGGCTGCCGACCTTCGCGCCGGTCAGCCGGGTCGAGGCCCAGGGCGACTGGCGCTACGACGAGTCCACGATGGACTTCCTGGCCGGCGACCCCGACCTCGACCTCACCGGCGCCAGCTGGTCGATGACCTCGGTCGACCTCGACCTCTCCGCCCAGGAGCTGGCCGACGCCCCCTCCTCCGTCGGCATGGTCTCGGCCTCCTACACCGACCTGCCCGCCGACATGCCGCCGCTGATCCGACAGCTGGCCAACCAGGTCACCGCGAGCGCGCCGACGCGGTTCCAGAAGGCCGTGGCCCTGCAGGACTGGTTCCGCCAGGAGTTCGACTACTCGCTGCGCAACGTGCCGCCCGGCAACGGCACCGACGAGCTCGAGGAGTTCCTGAGCCTCGAGGGCGACTACGCCCGCACCGGCTACTGCGAGCAGTTCGCCAGCGCCATGGCCGTGATGGCCCGCCAGCTCGGCATCCCCGCCCGCGTGGCGGTCGGCTTCCTGCGGCCCCAGCGCATCGCCGAGGGCGTCTACGAGTACTCCTCCGACGACCTGCACGCCTGGCCCGAGCTCTTCATCGCCGGCTCGGGCTGGGTGCGCTTCGAGCCGACCCCGCCCGCGCGCGCCGGCGCGGTCCCGGCCTACACCCGTGAGGCCGTCGACCTGCAGCAGCCCGAGCCCAGCGGCCCCAGCGGACGCGCCGAGGACCAGCTGCCCGACCGCAACGGCGAGCCCAGCGCGGCCCCCGACGAGCTCGACCCCGAGGCCGACGACGAGGCCGGCGTCGTCGACCCCGGCTTCCCGTGGGGCACCCTGCTGGGCGGGCTGCTCGGCGCGCTGGCGCTGGTCGGGCTGGTCCTGGCCCCCCGTGCCGTACGCCGCCGCCGCCGCGAGCACCGCCTCGCCTCCGGCCCCGAGGCGATCTGGGACGAGCTGCGCGACACCGCACGCGACCTGGGGCTGCCCTACCTCGACCGCCGCTCGCCGCACGAGACCGGCGCCGGGCTGGTGGGCCACCTCGGCAGCCCGCTCGACGACCGGCCGCGGCCCCGGCACGGCGCCGGCCAGGCCCCCGAGGCGGTCGCCTCGCTGCACCGGCTCGTCGGCGACGTCGAGCGGCTGCGCTACGCCCCTCCGGGCGCCGACGAGTCGCGCCCCGACCGGCAGGACGACGCCCGCCGTGTGGTCGTGGCCCTCCACGAGGGCACCACGCCCCGGGCCCGGCGCCGGGCCACCTGGCTGCCGCGCACGCTGCTGCGACCCACGCGGCGTACGGACGTGGTGAGCGGGCCGGAGACGGAGTCGCTGGGCTACCGCAGCGGGGTCGTCGACCTCGTGCGCTGA
- a CDS encoding DUF3040 domain-containing protein, whose protein sequence is MPLSEEELRLLEQMERALSEEDPKFASTLRGTSLRRVARRRAVVAGVVFVVGIVVLMTGAITQIWPIGIVGFVVMLGSATFGLNALRTQTQAGPAAQAGAPSDEQGERSFTVIDGGRRTRGRQRRGGAGGSSGAGFMDRMEERWRRRREENGGF, encoded by the coding sequence GTGCCACTCTCGGAAGAGGAGCTGCGACTGCTCGAGCAGATGGAGCGAGCCCTCTCCGAAGAGGATCCCAAGTTCGCCTCCACCCTGCGCGGCACGTCGCTGCGCCGCGTCGCCCGCCGACGCGCGGTCGTGGCGGGGGTCGTCTTCGTGGTCGGCATCGTCGTCTTGATGACCGGCGCGATCACCCAGATCTGGCCGATCGGCATCGTCGGCTTCGTGGTGATGCTCGGCTCGGCCACCTTCGGCCTCAACGCCCTGCGCACCCAGACCCAGGCCGGCCCCGCCGCCCAGGCGGGTGCGCCCTCCGACGAGCAGGGCGAGCGGTCCTTCACCGTCATCGACGGTGGCCGCCGCACCCGTGGGCGCCAGCGCCGCGGTGGCGCCGGCGGCTCGAGCGGTGCCGGCTTCATGGACCGCATGGAGGAGCGCTGGCGCCGTCGCCGCGAGGAGAACGGCGGCTTCTGA
- the dinB gene encoding DNA polymerase IV encodes MTSAGAHIKQPTPILHIDMDAFYASVAVRERPELWEVPVIVGGGYRGVVLSANYLAREHGVRSGMPATRARRMCPQAVVVAPDHELFGRVSTAVVETFRRVTPLVEVVSLDEAFLDVSGSVRRLGPPAEIAEQVRATIHDEQAITCSVGVAATISVAKLASKRAKPDGVVVVPPEGITTFLHPLDVGELYGVGEKTRAMLHRLGLVTVGDVAHTPVRTLQRAVGDHLGRHLHELAWGDDRREVVAGSSGAFGLGGGEPDRSMGAQETFGRDVDDRTVVLRELLRLTSTVTGRMRVAGVAGRTVTLTVRFADFTTITRSRTMSEATDVTQEVYRTATALYDALGLQRARLRLVGVRVEGLAPRESVHHQHVLGEREHGWSEADRAVDRAARRFGSAAVRPASLLS; translated from the coding sequence ATGACCTCCGCTGGCGCCCACATCAAGCAGCCCACGCCGATCCTCCACATCGACATGGACGCCTTCTACGCCTCGGTGGCGGTGCGGGAGCGGCCCGAGCTGTGGGAGGTGCCGGTCATCGTGGGCGGGGGCTACCGCGGCGTCGTGCTCTCGGCCAACTACCTGGCCCGCGAGCACGGCGTGCGCTCGGGCATGCCGGCCACCCGGGCCCGGCGGATGTGTCCGCAGGCGGTGGTGGTGGCGCCCGACCACGAGCTGTTCGGCCGGGTCTCGACCGCGGTCGTCGAGACCTTCCGCCGGGTCACCCCGCTGGTCGAGGTGGTCTCCCTCGACGAGGCGTTCCTCGACGTCAGCGGGTCCGTACGCCGCCTCGGGCCGCCGGCCGAGATCGCCGAGCAGGTGCGCGCCACCATCCACGACGAGCAGGCGATCACCTGCTCGGTCGGGGTGGCGGCCACCATCTCGGTGGCCAAGCTGGCCAGCAAGCGTGCCAAGCCCGACGGTGTGGTCGTGGTGCCGCCCGAGGGGATCACCACCTTCCTGCACCCGCTCGACGTCGGCGAGCTCTACGGGGTGGGGGAGAAGACCCGCGCCATGCTGCACCGCCTGGGCCTGGTCACCGTCGGCGACGTCGCGCACACCCCGGTGCGCACCCTCCAGCGCGCCGTCGGCGACCACCTCGGTCGCCACCTGCACGAGCTGGCGTGGGGCGACGACCGCCGCGAGGTGGTCGCCGGCTCCAGCGGGGCGTTCGGCCTCGGGGGCGGCGAGCCCGACCGGTCGATGGGGGCGCAGGAGACCTTCGGGCGCGACGTCGACGACCGCACGGTGGTGCTGCGCGAGCTGCTGCGCCTGACCAGCACCGTCACCGGGCGGATGCGGGTGGCCGGCGTCGCCGGGCGCACCGTGACGCTGACCGTGCGCTTCGCCGACTTCACCACCATCACCCGCTCGCGCACGATGAGCGAGGCCACCGACGTGACCCAGGAGGTCTACCGCACCGCCACCGCCCTGTACGACGCGCTGGGACTGCAGCGGGCCCGGCTGCGGCTGGTGGGGGTCCGGGTCGAGGGTCTCGCGCCCCGCGAGAGCGTGCACCACCAGCACGTGCTGGGCGAGCGCGAGCACGGCTGGTCGGAGGCCGACCGTGCCGTCGACCGCGCGGCCAGGCGCTTCGGCTCGGCCGCGGTGCGCCCGGCGAGCCTGCTCTCGTGA
- a CDS encoding methyltransferase → MSASDRPSERPSERRAAARTAVVWDALRPLLEQSGPLDVLDIGGGTGGFAVRVAELGHRVTVVDPSPDALASLGRRARERGVEVAGLQGEVSSLLDVAGADSADLVLCHGVLEHVGDPATALGVLREAVRPGGTLSLLVAQRHAAVLARAMAGHFGQALALLEPTVDPGRAGHRYTSDELVALLATADLHVEQVHGVRVFADLVPGTLLDLEPGSTAALVELEQAVATRPEYLPLATQLHVLAR, encoded by the coding sequence ATGTCCGCCAGCGACCGCCCCAGCGAACGTCCCAGCGAGCGCCGGGCGGCGGCCCGCACCGCCGTGGTGTGGGACGCCCTGCGCCCGCTGCTCGAGCAGTCCGGGCCCCTCGACGTCCTCGACATCGGCGGCGGCACCGGCGGCTTCGCCGTGCGCGTGGCCGAGCTCGGCCACCGCGTCACCGTCGTCGACCCCAGCCCCGATGCCCTCGCCTCGCTCGGGCGCCGCGCCCGCGAGCGCGGCGTCGAGGTCGCCGGGCTGCAGGGCGAGGTCTCGAGCCTGCTCGACGTCGCCGGCGCCGACAGCGCCGACCTGGTGCTGTGCCACGGGGTGCTCGAGCACGTCGGCGACCCCGCCACCGCCCTCGGAGTGCTCCGCGAGGCCGTGCGCCCCGGCGGCACCCTCAGCCTGCTCGTGGCCCAGCGCCACGCCGCGGTGCTGGCCCGCGCCATGGCCGGCCACTTCGGCCAGGCGCTCGCGCTGCTCGAGCCCACCGTCGACCCCGGCCGCGCCGGGCACCGCTACACCAGCGACGAGCTCGTCGCGCTGCTGGCCACCGCCGACCTGCACGTCGAGCAGGTCCACGGCGTGCGCGTCTTCGCCGACCTGGTCCCCGGCACCCTGCTCGACCTCGAGCCCGGTTCCACCGCCGCCCTCGTCGAGCTCGAGCAGGCGGTCGCCACGCGTCCCGAGTACCTCCCGCTCGCCACGCAGCTGCACGTGCTCGCCCGCTGA